The region TATAGCATCAGTGGAGCACCTGGTGGTTTGGCAGCAAAAGGTTCTGTAGAAAGGAATGGGCTTGCACAGCTCAGCACTTTGCAAgttcacagttaaaaaaaaagtcctcatGCTGTGGTTTCAACTTTTGCCCTGGCATAAATTCACTGTGATGATTCAGGCTGTCAGCATGCTCACGCTTCCAGTATGTGTTTGACAGCTGGGCTGGTAGGTACGCAGGGCAGCCAGGCCTTATGAAAAGATCCCTGACTTTGGTGGTCCTTTTTGTAATAAACAATTCTTACATTTCCATCTTGGCTTCAGATTAGGAAtggtttttcttaaaaaaggaaagtgtgGGTGAGAAAATGCCAGAGAGACAGATGAGAGTCGGATACTTCTTGCAGaaaggggtttttgttgttgttgttgttgtggtgggttttttggttggttggtttcagggaattttttttggtgggttggtttgtttggttttttttttgctttctatcaGATCATTTTTGCTGtagttgataacacaccaaaaATGCACTGGGCAAGGACAACTGGCCCATACTGGGGCTAAATGCTCAGGACTGGTCAGGATAACTCAGAGTGGCAGCAATGAGCTCTGGCCACCAGTATGTGTCCCTATGACTGCTGGAAAGGCTGAGCTGCTTCTGGGGTCATTTACAGGAGATgatgatgattaaaaaaaaggaaaaagaatccCCAAGACCTTAAAAGAATGAGTCTAAGTGACTGATGGAAGTAGTGGCATGTTTTCTAAGGCACACCTCTTTCCTTTGTGTTTGGTGGGCACATTTCTGCACATCCATGCATGTATGTCATACGCGAGTCACTTTTTCTATGGCTAGTGGATTGGTTAGTTAGCTTCTTGttgaggttttttggttttttgtgttgtttggggtttgtttgttggttaggttggttggttggttttttaaatttttttttctttctttacctcTTTTCCTTGCATTTGTGGAAATTCTTGTGGTGCATGAGCTTCCTCACTGAGAACTGTGCTGGGTACCCTCAGGCTGGGTTGGGGATATCACAAGGCTTCTGGAAAAATCTTGCCCTGCAGGCATGGGACCTTCCCCACTTCCTCCAGCTTCAGTAGCCTGTCTTCTTTCACCAGCTCACCCTGGTCATGTCCAGCCTTTCCCAGGGGAGGAGAAACCCATTGTTTCTGCAGCTGATAGCAGGGGAGGCCGGGTGGTTTTGCTGAGCAGCTGGATCCTGCATGGCCATTTGTAGGCAGGCCATCCCAGCTTGTGGCATACTGCAGTGACACTGGACAGTTGGAGACTTTGGGTGATCCTGCCAAGCACTGGGTTTTGCTGAGGACAGAGCCACCTGAAGAAGGAAAGCCTCCAAGaggtaaaaagaaagcagagatgtgCAGCACAGTTCACTCTCTGGGAAGGGTAATTGCTAATACAGCAATTTCTAAAGCTAGATTTTCATGTGGGTCTAGTACCcctatttctttcctctgtcacaACAATATAAGGCATAAAGCAGTTTCCAACTGCAGCAGGATCCTGGGGCAGGCTGGGCATAGGGAGTagcactggggtgggggattCCTATGCCAGAGAGtctgaaggaggaagaggaggcacaTGCACACCTCCTGGAGCCAAGGGAGGACATTTCTTGCATCACAGATGGGCCTGAAAGACTCTTAGAGCTCCCCTGCACATCCCTCCGTGGAGGAGAGGTTGATGGGATGCCTCCAGTGCAGATCCTAGGTACAAACTGCACAGAGGGGAGGGACAGGCCAGTCCCTGTGCTGGGGACAGTGCTTGCAAATCAGCACCATCAGTGCCGAAAGCGATGGAGCAAAGAAGGGCTGTTTTGTTGCAGTTGTGTGCACTGTGCCATGAAGCTGCATGTCCCCATTGCTCTTCTGGGGACATCAGAAGAAACCTTTGTGCCATCAGTGTGCTCGCCAGAATTGTGGGGGAGGTTTTAAGTGCAGGAGAAGAAGCTCTTGAGAATTCTCTCTTCTGTATATGCTGACTGATATGCTGTGcctttgtgcagctggaaataAGAAACTTGGCCCAAGCACAAAAGTGACTCATGCTCTTTAGCATCTGGCTTACGTGGCCCTAtctgaaagcagaagagcaATTCCTCTTTCAGTcacttttacaaaaaataattaaaaaaaaattcaagagtTAAATAGGGAGATGTTTCAAGGGAAACTAGAGTAAGGTGTGAGTGGGTTGTGGTGAAATATACCAGTGGAAATAAATCAGCCTGGGGTTTATtggcaaaaaataaagccagTGTGAATTGatcaaaaaatagaaatgtgcTGGATTTCATAACTGGCTTCAGTATGGCCACCTCAAATCTGCCTCACAATGATCATGTAGATAAATTGTCACCAGCAGCACAGTCTGGACCTGGGGTGTGCctttaaatgcaaaatctgTGAAACCCCTTTTTGAAACAGAgtgctttttctgctgtgctgtcGTCTCCATGTGaggccttttcttcttttttccaaaattctgttttattcttttgaaaacCACTGGGAGAGGCTGCCTGGTTAGGATCCCTGtcccaggcaggcaggtggTGGGATCCACTTGCCTTTTGctgggggaaggcagcaggtGTCCAGGGaggagggtgctgggtgctggggtggccCTGCCTTGGGCAGCCCAGCAGGAGATGGGCACCTGGATGTAGGGGTGTGCATTGACTCCATGGGAACTTTTAACTTTTTGGCAGGGCCTCCATTTCCTAGATTGTTTTTTACCTAGTGGAGAAGTTGGTCAAGCATCTGCCTCTACTGATACCTCCTTACTGGGATTGAAATAGCCCTGAGGTCCCTGATCTGAGAGGTGAGAACAGAAGAAccctaaaaaacaaaacaaaagacccCAAACATGCATACCTAGAGCAGTGCTGCGGTATTTGAGCTCCCCTGTCCCTTCTTCTAGAGCTGGGACCGCTGCAGACCATCATCCCTCCAGGAGGTGAGATCCCCTGttgctgctctctgcctgctcAAAATAGCACCTGCTCTTCCCAAAGGGACAAAATCAACCATTTGGGTCCAGCCAGctagtaaaagagaaaaattccaGGTATATTATTGAAGTCAAATGTATCTTTTATCATTGTACAGTTTATTGCACCTTTGAAATTTTTCAAAgttctgtttcttcagaaacaaaacagaagccaaaCCCCACCCCGTCTCTAAAACTGCTAAAATGCTGTGAATGTAGCTGTGTCACTTGAGATGAAAACGTGTAACTGCAGTGGCAGAGAGCAAAGATTACAGTGATGGTGAAGGGCCACGGCTGGCAAGTGCACTCCCCCCAGGTGCAGAGCTTGCTCTGGCCCCAGGTATAGTATGGCACTGCAGGTGACCAGGGGCTGACCAGCAGTGGGAACTGGAAGCCAGCCCCTAAGGACATGCTAAATGCCACTGAAGTCTGGTGTGGTTGGTGCCCAGAATCTGAAAGTGAGCAGCTGCAAAGTGATAAAATAAAGGGCTTGATTCTTCATGATTACTCAGTTGCCATTGGGAGATTAGGAAGGTATTGAATATAAGTCACATTCTTCTATTCACCAATGTAATAGCAAGGAAAGGAAGTGAGCAGCAGTAAAAGATCTAATTTACCATAAAATTATAGCTTAAACAAGAATCTCTTCCTTTCTGCCCCAAGATCACTCATGAccttcttctgcctttgctgccctgccctgcctgcagtaCCTTGTGAGCAATAAGTCTGTTGCTGCATCTCTGCTGTGAAACCAGATTAGATTATGCAGTCCCCTTCCTTCCGCCACCCAGGGCTCTTCTTGGAAGAAATTACCGAATAGCCTTTGTGACAGGCAGAAGTGTAAACATGTTAGCTTAAGCAGGTCATAAAACAGCTGCGGCAACACGGAGGAGCTGTGATCCCCATGTGGGGTGTGTGTGATGCTGTCCTACCCTTCTGAAATGTGACATCTCTGTGGTGGAGATGTGGTATAGAGTCTCTCTGCTGGGGCACTGAGAAAAGCTGGTCCTTCAGTCCCTTGTTGGTGCAACATGACTTTTGGTGGAAATGTGATGTTTCTGGAGCCTGTTTTTATAGAGCAACATAGAgttggatttagctctgttcaccacaactctttgggcctggaCATCCAGCctgttttttacccagcaaaatGTATGTCCATCAAAGCCacgagcagccagtttctccaggagagtgCTGTGCGAAATAGTATCAAAGACTTTAGTAaaaagtctaggtagacaacagCTACAGCCTTTCTCTCATTCACTAAGCAGTTCACCTTGTCATaggaggagatcaggttagtcaagcaggacctgcctttcataaacccgcactgactgggcctgatcacctggttgtcctgtacgtgctgcatgatggcactcaagatgatctgctccacaACCTTCTccggcaccaaggtcaggctgatgGGCTTGTAGTTCTCTGAATCCTTCTTCTGGCCCTTCCTGTAGATGGGTGGCATATTTactaacctccagtcaactgggacctccccagttagccaggactgctgataaatgattgaaagtggcttggtgagcacttctgccagctccctcagtactctcaggtggacTCCATCAGGCCCCATAggcttgtgtgtgtctaagtggtgtagcagtcactaaccatttccccttggattatgggggcttcattctgcttctCGTCCCTGTCTtgcagctcagggggctgggtacccaggAACAACTGTTCTTTTAGTATTAAATACTGAGGCAAAGGtggcattaagtacctcagccttttcctcatcctttgttaCTGTGTTTCCCCGACATCcagtaaaggatggagattctccttagctctcctgctgctgttaatgtatttatagaaacattttttattgtcttttatggcagtagccagattaagttctagctggggtgggggctgtTTGCCTTGCAGGCAGTGGTGGAGGAATCGGTATCTTATTGGCAAGTGCTCAGATCCCCCTTCTTTCCAGGAGTTGCTGAACCCACCAGAAATGTCTACTACTGTAgattgctgctgcctcctcacTGCTTAATGCATCCCTTAGTTCTTCTCTGTACAATGTGGGAGAGCTTGGCCAGGTGGGCTACGAATTTAGAGGACACTCCTACGAAATCAGCCCAAAAGCTCCAggtggaaaaagcaaaaaacaaagtGAGTAAACAGAACAGCATAATCCAGTAGCTGGGGAGCCTGAGGGGGTTTCTTGGTCCTTGTGCCATATATTTCAGCTGCAGAATATCTGAATCCCTGACTGCCCTCTACTTGGCTAGACCCTGCACAAATGGTGAAGAACAGTGGTTTTGGTCCTATGTCAGAGGGATTTTATCACACCTCTTTTCTGGGTGTGAAACATGCTTTTCTGGCTCTTTGCCCTCATTAAccagctgctcctgggcagTCACTAGAAGCCGCCACGGtcctgctcagagctgctgcGGAGGCTTGCTGTGGCAGTGAGGACCATCCCTGCACTTCCTGCCCACCACCATCCTGTACTGGCACAACCTGACTCTCCCCCACAGCCCCTTTGatgctctctccctctccaaaCCCCAGTAAGCACCTGAGGACTCACTGCTGTACAGAGGCTTTAGTGTGAGTTTTCAGTGGTGAGGAATTTTGGCCATCTTTGGCCAAGCATTCATGGTATGTATTTCTGGGCTGCTGGAGGAAGGGACATTACTCAGAGTGAGACAGCTTAGCAGAATCTGCTCAGAAATGCTTTGTAGGCAGCTTTGTATCTCCTCCACCCACATAATTAATGtagtatgtttttttcctgcgCATCTAAAATAGCAGTTTGGTTTGTGCAGAGCTTTCATCTTTGAAGAGCTCGCACCCATGTTGGTGAGACTGGAGGTGTAGGAAAAACACACTGGCAATCAGATAATCTCTCAAATCACTGCACTCTCAGCACACAAATCCCATACTGGGGAGGAAATCTTAAAGGTATGTTTAGCCTTATTTGGGAGCAGTCCATCAAATAAGTCACAAAGGTGCATATGTTACTACAGCAATGCAGGAGACCCATTAGCACACAGGGCTGGGGAACGCAAAGTGTGAGCCCTGTGCGTCAGGCTGAGCAGTGTGTAATCCCTGCCAGGGTAATGCTACACCTTGGGCTGAGCTAGGAGGAGATACCCATCTTCACATGCACAGCACCAGTCACTGCTGCTTTgatcttttcaaagaaaatgtagGGGTAGAAGAGGGACCATCCTTCTTAAAAGTTCATCTTTGCAACTAGTGCCTCGTCTACTGCTCCTCCCCATTATGCAGTGAATGAAGGCCAGATCCTGTTCTCAGGTTTTTGGTGCTGACAGAGCAGATTTCCCCATTTCTGCCTGAATCTGTGGCAAGCATGTTGAGAAGCCTGGATCCCCTTGAGAAGCTGTCAGGGCTTTGCTACTGGTCTGCGCAGGTGTCATGGGCTTTGCTGGGCAGGTGGATGGAGGGCTCTGCTcaactgctgcctgcagcaaggTTTCTTCCTCTTGGCATGTGCCTTGAGTAGGAGGAGATGCAAAGGCCGAGCTGGAAGTGGGGCTGTAAGGCTGCTGAGGTGGCAGCAAAGTTTGGCCCAGTATGTGCAGGGAGATGAAAGCCCAGCCTGGGTTTGGGAAACGTGGCTGGAGGTATATGCCTGGTATGACCCACCCTGGGGCACACAGGAGCTGTCTGAGCATCATTAGCAAAGGTTAGTGGTTTTACCTACTTAGCTGTTTGTGGGTAAGGGCACCACAGGGTGGCATGCATCcttctgcctttgaaaatccCAGTCTCCGTGCAGCTCATACCCCCTGCCCCTTGCTTGGACAGCCAGGGAGATGGGCTGTCCCTCTGGGGATGGATAGCGGAGCAGATCCTGTACCACCCAATCCCccaccttttccatttaactcaTTAAGAGGCTACACTCTGCGAGTAACACGACTTTATTTATATTGGACACTTTGGAACAACCTGCTACCACTTTCTTTAGACAGTCATTTACATTACAAGGTTGACTAGATCCCTAATACAGAGTTCTTATTCCCACTGCCCCACCCCAACTCTTTGGATAGTAGCTTTAATGCCATTTGACTCAAATGCTTTTGATGTAAAGTTTTCCCCCAGTAATAGCAATTTCTTCTGACTTTGTATTGCCATTGATGACCATTTTGTAGCTGTATGTAGTGTGAATGGTGCTGTTAACTTGTCTAAAGCAGGCTAAATCTGCCTCTGCTACTGTGATTGTGCATTATTAGCAACTAAAAAACAAGACATTTGTGACTTATAAAAAcatcctcctttctttttctgcggcggttttgttttgacttctttttcttttttgatattTGGAATAACCTCTGTTTCTTTAACACAGCTACAGCTGCATAAAAACATATCCAAGGTGGGAGGAGGGACAAAAATCCCCTTTACCACTGGCTGTacttgttttgggttttctgggAAAATGAAAGACAGTTTTTGCAGGGAAAAGCTATCATTTTACTCAAATTTGCATAAGGCAGAGAATTATCAGTGGCAGCCTAGATCATTACATCAGGATTTGGACTGCTGTGGTTGTCTGAATCAGGGCTAATTTTTATGTGTCTAAATCCTTCCCATTAGCAGAATGTCCCTCCATTCCACTCACACAAAAAGGAAGTGTGAAAGTCTGCTATTGAGTTCCAGCTGAACTTGAACATAGCAAGTACAAAATGTGTGCTGCGTGTGCTTTGCACTAATGTGTTATGCATGGGAGCTGAATTTCAGCTTCTTCAATGGCTTCGCATTTGGACTTTGCTAGCTTGGGAGAGGCTTCCTTGAATTCCTTGTTGACAAAGTAGTAACAAATAGCATCCAGGCAGCAGTTTGTGTTTGCAAGGACCGATGCGAGgtgaacaaaattattaacCTTCTGTATTGCAGAGCAGTTGGAGCTGATGGAGTCCATTATAAAGCGAAGGAGATGCCCAAGGTAAAGGGGTAAAAAGCATACGATGAACACAGACATGTTTGCAGACACGATGTAGACAGCCTTCCTGAGTGACTTTTCCTTGTGAcagttttcattcttctttctcatGAGTTCTACAATGACTTGTATGGAGCAATAACTCAAGATGATCAATGGTATGAAAAACCCTACCATAACAGCACACAGTGTGGTCACTGAGGGTTTAACGgaagatttttcaaagcaatattCATCTTGTCCTCGGTATTCTAACTTTTTAATGAGGGACATCTCACAGATGATGACTATCCAAAGAAATCCAGAGGCAAAACTTGCCTTCAGCGGTGACCTCAGTTCCTTGGCTTTCAAAGGGTACTTGATTGCAAGGTACCTATCAGCTGCTACGATGGTGATGATACTGATGCTCATGAAGCGGTTTATGAAATAGCCACCTTCCAGAACCAGGCACCATCTACCTACCTTCAGCTGATAGAACTGGGATAAAGTTTTAAAAGGCAAAGTAAAGAGCAGCAAGCAGTCAGCCACAGCTAAGTTGACCATGTATACTCTGGTTCCTGTCCATTTGCGGAGTTTGCAGCAGAACACCCACAGTGCCAACACGTTCAGCAAAATGCCCAAAAGCAAAACTGGGATGTAAACACACAGCTGGACAAGCGGAAAGCTTTCATAGGCTGTGATACTGCAGTTGCTGAGGTTCATTTTGTGGGTATTAAGAGGCACAGTTCCTGCAAATGCAGATTAAACCTTTTAGAAGCTAGACTCTTAACTGTGTTGGTCATTAATTCAGATAATTCAGGGCTTTACCAACAGTGAAAACCAAACTGTGGAGATGactttgcagagcagagctggctgtgggGTACCTAGCGGGAAGGGAGGGAGTGGGACACGAGCCTGATCTGTcgtggagaagagaaaagcactgGTTCTCACTGGGTCGCATGTGGGGAAGACTGCTTgtggagggcagcagggagaaCACTTGGGCCTCTGTTTAGGGCCAGACTCagaccaggcagcagcaggtatCCTGCAGCTAGGAGTTATGTGGGCTGTTACAACCATCTGATAATGGAAAGGCGATGCCTAAACCCAGTTCTCATCCCTTCTATTATAGTGGCGCTCAGGAGAAGCCAGCCAGCAGCCTCATAGCTCAAAATGCTCTGGGAGATATGCAGCAAAAGGACAGCTGTCCTCTCCAGTCCTGAGCTGTCTCTGTATCACTTCTCATTAGTGATAGAGCAATTATTACTATATCTCTCATTAGTTTTAACTGCCATTGAATCCTGTACTCAGTAGAAGCATTTAGTGGGCTGCAGCAAGGATCAAAGTATTGGGGTCTGCATGCTGCCTTTCAAGGACTGTGAAAGTTGGGTTTTGTCTCAGAAGTATTAGACCAATCTGCTGcaattccaagaaaaaaaatcccagcgATGCCATGGCAAGAAATGTGATCAACAGCCACGTGAAATAGAAAGATGAGCTGTATCTGGTCTAGTGAGTAATTTTATCACCCTGGATCTAAGGGCAATATTGCtatttgcctttctgctttgaAGGAGTTAATTCAGGAGTATATTCCAGGTGCAAGTGTTCATAGACAGAAGAGGCCTGGGAGGTCTGAGATGTCTTTGGATTTTTCCCTGCAAGGGGAACATGGCTCCACAGGTGCCAGTTCCTGGGGCTCAAAAACATCCCAAGTAAACAAACCTTagggcagtgctgcagcatcTACTTGCACCTGCAGGTCTCAGCTAGCTTTGAAAATCATGCTGCTGAGGAATCATGCTAGGACACCTCTTTGGAGGTGAGGGAATGTGTTACAGCTGATACCTTCAGCAGTTCTGTGCTTTGGACATGAGCTATGAGCTATGAGCCCAGAAGATATAAGGGTAGATAATAGACAACAAGGAGATCTAGCAAATGCTGAGACAGCCCTTAAGCATCTAAAACATGTCTAATGTGGCCAGTGTCAAAATAAGCCTTTGAAAATACACAGGCTCCAGCCATCTCAATTTCTCCACCACCATTTTGGTATCCCACCATGGCTGGGGAAAGGCAATGCCTGGACAAATAACCAGGTCAGCAAATAGCCAGGAGGTATTACCTGCTCACTCGCTGTCCTCGGAGAGAGTGGATGTTCCTCCAGATTAGCTGCAGTACGGCACGCAGGCACGATGAGCTCTCCTAGCAGTACTCCTGGCACGGGACCAGTGAGGTGTCCTGTGACGACCATTTGCTGGTGGCTGTGACAGTAGCAACGCTTGCAGAGGAAACACCCCCGCCCATCCTCAATGTATTTCCCTAGGGTTGAGCTTCCTCTGTCACCACATGCACAGCTCATATCACACCCTGTTGACCAAGAAGCCTGCAATAGCCctgcagcaaaatgaaatgcttcTCTGTGTGCGGCCCTGCAGTGGTTCCTCCAGCAAATGGAAtggctttgggtttttcctttgatttacTTTCCAGTGCCTGATGTCTCACTGGGCAATGCTCATTGACTTTCCTCACTCAACAGGTTGTGTACATCGCTTGGAAGGGACTTGTTGCCCTCGAGAGTACTGAGGTCTTCTCTCTGCCTTCTAGACTGCCACTCTTgatggggctggagcagggactgCCACCTGCTGTCACACTGCTGAGCTCCAGGACAGAGCAGCCCTGATGGACCCCCAGACCCATTCACAGGCTGTTGGAGAAGTGAGGCTTGTGGTTTGCAGACACATTATTATTATGACCGGGTTTCACCCTGAATCACAGTATTTCTCTCATCTTCCATAGTTTGCATCAGCCAGCAATTCTGAGAAAACATGGCATTGTGACCCTGTGACCTGCTGATGTTATGACTGCTCTGCGGTTGCAGGTGCCTGCTGGCCAGGGGCTCCTCCTTGGCTGTCCATTGCAATCCATTTACAAGAAGAGCTCGGTTAGGTTGATCAACAAGCTCAAAGGTCCTGCTGTTAGTACCTTGAATTGCTGTCTTGGGCAAACAAGTTTCTTCTTCCCACTTTCCAGGTTATCTTAGGGCAGCTTCAGGAGTATTTCTGCATTGTCTGTCTGCACATGACAAACCAGCCTTTGAGATTAATTTCTTGCCAGTGTATCGTCAGTATAAAGCTTTGCTTAAATACTTCTCCTGAGTTTCCAGGGacagcttttgcctttcttgtgGCTGCTTCTTGGTGGATGCTTATAAGTAGTTACTGACCTATTAGTATACCTAGCTTGTTGATCCCGAACCATCATTTTCATGTCATGGTCCTTATTGGTACTTTAGTTTTCAGTCATCCAGCTCCTGGGCTGTGATAGTTTCACCACTGTACAGAAAACCCTTCACTTTGCATCATCCTCAAGTGTTGTGCACATACTCCTATTGTCTACATCAAGGCAATCGCTACTGGTATTAACTATGAGCAGTCAACATCAAGCCTGGAGAGAGCTCACCCTATAGCATCTCTCCAGTGTGGTGCTTCCCATTCACAGCTTGGTGCTGTGGTCACCAGATGAGAGAAGCTATATCTCCCGTCAGCTTGGTGAGGCTTCAAGGGAGGGTCAAACCATGTCACCAGGCACAAAGCCACTGGCTGTGATCAGCAGGTTCACCAGGATATGTCAGAGCAACTTAACACCAGCTACCAGCAGGCAAAGCTATGATGAACTGTTATCTGCAAAGAACTTACATGTCTCCTGGTGTGGCTCTCAGGTCTCTATCTGATTTCTGGACACTGTGGGGTCAAGGTCCTCATGCTTCTCTCCACCTCCGCTTCCCATCAGCCACCCTCTAGGCTCTTTCAGCTGCTTATGGCTCCCTTCTTACACCCAGTTACTGGTTTTGTCACCTCTGCCATGGACCAATGATGCTCACTCGGTATTTTCCACTGCCTCTGCAGTTCTCAGCCCTGTGACTGCTGTTACCATGTGGTGCAGTGCAGGTGACACGCATGCTGTTTTCTCACTTCCTTGCTGTCAGCTCTCTGGCAGGGTAATCTGGGGCCCTACGGCACCGCTGAGTGCCAGTGCCTGTACAAAGTACATTACTGCTCACAACGTGCTCCAAAGGACGTTTTACTGACACCTATGTCTACCACACCTTGGCTGGAAAAGTGATTTTCTTAGTGAAAGAAGCCAGTGAGGTAAAATACTCCTGTAAGGTGAAGCAGCACttatcttttgcttttatatttgcTCCTTCCCATTTAACGCTATTCAGACATGTTGTGAAACTGCACATTTTTCAGGCCTGCACGTAGTAGAGCTGTTACTGGCCAGacccttccctttcttcccctaTCCTAGAGAAGGGACTGTGTGTGGTGGGCTCTGCCCCAATCCTATTTTGACTGActtatttaaaagcattgttGCTAGTGTGAGATTTCATGGGCCAATTCCTTTAAAATTCTGGACTTCTCAGGTTCCTCATCCCTATTGAAAGCTGTGACAAAGTAATGGGGTAGTTTTCAGGACATACCTGGacaatttttgttgtttttatcaTCAGCAGTACTGGGTGATCTCACTTCTTTGCTTGTAATTTGTGTATATAGGTAGCTTTTCATATCTAAGGGAAGGATTTGCTAAGA is a window of Phalacrocorax aristotelis chromosome 7, bGulAri2.1, whole genome shotgun sequence DNA encoding:
- the LOC142059523 gene encoding G-protein coupled receptor 35-like; this translates as MNLSNCSITAYESFPLVQLCVYIPVLLLGILLNVLALWVFCCKLRKWTGTRVYMVNLAVADCLLLFTLPFKTLSQFYQLKVGRWCLVLEGGYFINRFMSISIITIVAADRYLAIKYPLKAKELRSPLKASFASGFLWIVIICEMSLIKKLEYRGQDEYCFEKSSVKPSVTTLCAVMVGFFIPLIILSYCSIQVIVELMRKKNENCHKEKSLRKAVYIVSANMSVFIVCFLPLYLGHLLRFIMDSISSNCSAIQKVNNFVHLASVLANTNCCLDAICYYFVNKEFKEASPKLAKSKCEAIEEAEIQLPCITH